The DNA window GCTCAGGCACATAATAAAACCCAGATTTATCTTGGGGTCGGGGTAAAGCTCGCGGGCGCAAAGTTCAATGATGTTGCCCATGCATTCCGAAGGGCCGTGCATACAGTCAACGCCATCGTTGGCGGTTGGCCTGAAGGACCTATGTATTAGTTGCGGCACAAGGGAGGGAGTTGAGAACGACGTACCGGCCAATATAAGATAGAGTaaagttgaccttgtcatGAACGCGCTGCATGACAGGCAGTATTAATAGTTCGAGAGCATCCTGGCAGTTAATGAGTATATGTTTTGACTTTGACACAACAAGAAAAGGCGTTACCTTTGCATCAGGGCATTTGCTCATGATATGTGCTTCCAAAGGTACGAGACTATCGGTGAGTTGAACATCGTCGTTTGTGACGTGAACCCAAGACTCGTGGTCTATGAGAGGCCTGAAGGGTTGCCATATCCAAAAGGTGTATGTCACAATAGCCATGACGATCAGTGTCATGGTAGGTCGACTACGGCGAGCCTGGATTGGCAACATGACTCTCTGAGAAGGCTGTTTCTCGTCCATAACGAACCAAGGTTGTTTCGTGATGATGTATTAATAAGGGTATTCAATAGAGAAGCCAGGGTTGATGTGAGAGGTGGAAGATATGTCGTTATGACAGGCAGCTGAATGCGCATCACATGCGGCTGGATTGTTTATCCGAGTTTGGTTAAGGAGGCCGTTTTGGGAGATGAGCTATGTCACTGTGCGGTGCTTGCTGTCAACATAGTAGTCAAACACAACGTGGCAGCGTGGATATGTGTGAATTTATTGAACTGATTCCCTATGTATTATCTCATTACGCACGCTTCACCTTGGGAAAAGATCATGAATCAGCCTCGATTTGCGGATATTAGGTGTAAGCATAGCCAGGACGACCCCAGCAGAAAGTTGTTGTAAGTtaattacctaggtattctAGGGGTAGCGGGGCCTTGAGCCTACCTCTACCCTATCAACGAGGGTAAAGCTGACCCCGCAAGTGAATCGCGTGTGAATATTTGGATCGATTTCTGGGTTGATGCACGGAAATCAATATCAAAAGATAAGACAAAAATGATATCTATCTCTTGTACGAGATCTATATACAAAGGATCGAGTCAGGGGCCAGGTTTTTAACTGAAGGAGGCTTACTTTTCGTCATTACATCAGAGCGTCTGATTAGCGCTTGTCCTGAAGCCCAGAAGTGAGGACCTAACCTGCACCTTCTCACGAACCGTGATTCACTCTGACACAACTTTAGACTTGCTGCTTCCTAGAACACTTCCTAGGTTGCCTCGCCCTTTCCCCACCTAGGTATTTATAGAGGCCCGAACTTGGTTCTTCtcctgatcaaagaagatTTCTGTGGATGTCTACCACCCCTTACCTGATCGGAGACGGACTCATACCCACCACCGCCTACCTAAATATTTGTGATGATACCTTAAACTGG is part of the Fusarium poae strain DAOMC 252244 chromosome 4, whole genome shotgun sequence genome and encodes:
- a CDS encoding hypothetical protein (TransMembrane:1 (i21-38o)); translation: MDEKQPSQRVMLPIQARRSRPTMTLIVMAIVTYTFWIWQPFRPLIDHESWVHVTNDDVQLTDSLVPLEAHIMSKCPDAKDALELLILPVMQRVHDKVNFTLSYIGRPTANDGVDCMHGPSECMGNIIELCARELYPDPKINLGFIMCLSRDYPDIPGRSLVEDCALESAIDFQQLNECAVKEDGGYGLSLLRHSIKRTADAGVTKSATIRLNGEIYCIRDGGEWTDCPHGSGVNDLLIAIEKLRRQS